A single Eubalaena glacialis isolate mEubGla1 chromosome 18, mEubGla1.1.hap2.+ XY, whole genome shotgun sequence DNA region contains:
- the CHMP1A gene encoding charged multivesicular body protein 1a — protein MDDTLFQLKFTAKQLEKLAKKAEKDAKAEQAKVKKALHQKNVECARVYAENAIRKKNEGVNWLRMASRVDAVASKVQTAVTMKGVTKNMAQVTKALDRALSTMDLQKVSAVMDRFEQQVQSLDVHTSVMEDSMSSATTLTTPQEQVDSLILQIAEENGLEVLDQLSQLPEGASAVGESSVRSQEDQLSRRLAALRN, from the exons TTCACGGCAAAGCAGCTGGAGAAGCTGGCCAAGAAGGCGGAGAAGGACGCCAAGGCGGAGCAGGCCAAGGTGAAGAAG GCCCTTCACCAGAAGAACGTGGAGTGTGCACGGGTGTACGCCGAGAACGCCATTCGCAAGAAGAACGAAGGCGTGAACTGGCTCCGCATGGCGTCCCGCGTGGATGCCGTGGCCTCCAAGGTGCAGACGGCCGTGACCATGAAGGGG GTGACCAAGAACATGGCGCAGGTGACCAAAGCCCTGGACCGGGCCCTCAGCACCATGGACCTGCAGAAGGTCTCTGCGGTGATGGACAGATTCGAGCAGCAGGTGCAGAGCCTGGACGTGCACACGTCG GTGATGGAGGACTCCATGAGCTCGGCCACCACGCTGACCACACCACAGGAGCAGGTGGACAGCCTCATCCTGCAGATCGCCGAGGAGAACGGCCTCGAGGTCCTGGACCAGCTCAGCCAGCTGCCCGAGGGCGCCTCTGCCGTGGGCGAGAGCTCCGTGCGCAGCCAGGAGGACCAGCTGTCTCGGAG GTTGGCCGCCCTGAGGAATTAG